The Etheostoma spectabile isolate EspeVRDwgs_2016 chromosome 1, UIUC_Espe_1.0, whole genome shotgun sequence genome has a segment encoding these proteins:
- the nqo1 gene encoding NAD(P)H dehydrogenase [quinone] 1, producing the protein MAQKTALIVYAHQSPASFNAAARDVAMQELAAQGYRVLLSDLYAMDFRASATQDDIIGDLKTPGHFQYGDETMSAWKEGRLCADIVAEQRKVEEAELVIFQFPLYWFSVPAIMKGWMDRVLTQGFAFSLTNMYDNGVFKDKKAMLSFTTGAIQSMFKPDGINGDINVTLWPLQNGVLHFCGFQVLAPQIFWGPAHCPPAVRAAMLDGWRARVKGLSEERPLTFAPCDLFDLSFRGGFRLWPRAREERESQGFGITTGHHLGKPLPPDNQTRAHPDPRS; encoded by the exons ATGG ctCAGAAGACGGCCCTGATCGTGTACGCCCACCAGAGTCCGGCATCGTTCAACGCGGCGGCGCGTGACGTTGCGATGCAGGAGCTGGCGGCCCAGGGCTACCGGGTCCTCCTGTCAGACCTGTACGCCATGGACTTCAGAGCCAGCGCCACCCAGGACGACATAATCG gggacCTGAAGACTCCGGGGCATTTCCAGTACGGAGACGAGACCATGAGCGCCTGGAAGGAGGGCCGCCTCTGCGCCGACATCGTAGCCGAGCAACGCAAAGTCGAGGAGGCCGAGCTCGTCATCTTCCAG TTTCCTTTGTACTGGTTCAGCGTGCCGGCCATCATGAAGGGCTGGATGGACCGGGTGCTGACGCAGGGCTTCGCTTTCTCCCTGACAAACATGTACGATAACGGTGTGTTCAAG GATAAGAAAGCGATGTTGTCTTTCACTACTGGAGCTATCCAGTCGATGTTCAAGCCCGATGGAATCAATGGAGACATCAACGTCACTCTGTGGCCTCTGCAG AACGGCGTTCTGCACTTCTGTGGATTTCAAGTTCTTGCACCTCAGATATTTTGGGGTCCGGCTCATTGCCCCCCCGCCGTGCGGGCCGCGATGCTCGACGGGTGGCGGGCCCGAGTCAAGGGACTGTCGGAGGAGAGGCCTTTGACCTTTGCCCCGTGTGACCTCTTTGACCTCAGCTTTCGGGGGGGGTTCAGGCTGTGGCCCCGCGCGAGGGAGGAGCGAGAGTCCCAGGGGTTCGGCATCACCACGGGACACCACCTGGGGAAGCCGCTGCCGCCCGATAACCAAACCAGAGCTCACCCAGACCCCCGCAGCTAG